Proteins from a genomic interval of Rosa chinensis cultivar Old Blush chromosome 2, RchiOBHm-V2, whole genome shotgun sequence:
- the LOC121051164 gene encoding uncharacterized protein LOC121051164, translating to MAPSKTLATSRAKENILKALRATRARSAPVAAKSGLSNASENNTSPKKAITSLKVNKTLTKKKGKSSKATSPFPTGLKLLKRGCVTMHRIVRRKILGIKQKVLFNQKGAAYGAAAKEMQSYIGVLARTKAPIWRPSWKQVPKDRKNKIWQCVEMAFEIPPEARRMVLASASQKWREFKSKLSTQYIIPHKDEPELLEYPPADYNFIEKAHWDIFVADRLSEEFQILHEVQKKKRAKNKYPHRMSRKGYANLEVELSESLEDSELDSATMWIKARQDKHGNFKDGELEQKVAAIDKLRKQVSDGEVTTCGTDDVLTKALGNAEHHGRVRGVGGYVKPTTYFKLPRNKRKTVEERIKEGCKKLIEEEAEKIVARERAHWADTIMRLEAKLDGRALPIESPPAGHVTKDLGSGQGSCSNLREKCPLQKAEDLVVSAKKRLELEVEVQEEVQEENIVKLPVEEPVAIEVEEKAIQLVEVTQQELKDLECKLAVGDINNIVAIATIVEVDAACANQTIHGAPLGEGNVRVSILRPLDPEAKLPFPIADEIVTVKDAVGTYIAWPRDLIVQPPPHTEKKQRPKSVKGLKKRKRPVEEDEDEDLDLKKLPKDYPAPLKCLWLWARDNLANGRTMSFQMEDKVFGINRKHYLFKGDIYALCTMSELSGRVISMYILYLHEVLKKSKMADMVGFVDPAQIGALACGSATERSRQLANRFKNAKKCQIFMLPYNAGKHWMLTVVNPEEETIYFMDPLRRRLVGGEWQTVVENGIKIYNAQMDRCGQKSIVWHNMGWQRRSELVYTQKDLDDVRSEWAKFVLKYHA from the exons ATGGCTCCTTCAAAGACATTGGCTACCTCAAGAGCAAAAGAAAATATTCTTAAGGCATTGAGAGCTACAAGAGCGAGGTCTGCACCAGTAGCAGCAAAATCTGGTCTATCAAATGCTTCTGAAAATAATACATCCCCAAAGAAAGCAATAACGTCACTGAAGGTGAACAAGACATTGACCAAGAAGAAGGGCAAATCCTCGAAGGCCACCAGCCCCTTTCCAACCGGCTTAAAGTTGCTGAAGCGCGGCTGTGTAACAATGCATAGGATTGTGCGACGAAAAATTCTTGGAATTAAGCAGAAAGTCTTGTTTAACCAGAAGGGGGCGGCTTATGGTGCTGCAGCCAAGGAGATGCAGTCATATATCGGGGTACTAGCACGTACCAAGGCACCTATTTGGAGACCTAGTTGGAAGCAAGTGCCAAAAGAtcgtaaaaataaaatttggcaGTGTGTTGAG ATGGCATTTGAGATACCCCCGGAGGCAAGGAGAATGGTCCTAGCTTCAGCTTCACAGAAGTGGAGAGAATTCAAGAGCAAGCTGAGTACACAGTACATCATCCCACATAAGGATGAACCTGAACTGTTAGAGTATCCCCCAGCTGACTACAACTTCATTGAGAAGGCTCATTGGGACATATTTGTTGCTGATCGCTTGTCTGAAGAGTTTCAG ATATTGCACGAGGTTCAGAAGAAAAAGAGGGCTAAGAACAAGTACCCTCATCGCATGTCGCGCAAGGGATATGCAAATCTGGAGGTTGAACTG TCTGAGTCTCTAGAAGATTCAGAGCTGGACAGTGCAACAATGTGGATAAAGGCACGACAGGATAAACATGGAAACTTCAAAGATGGTGAGCTAGAGCAAAAGGTTGCAGCAATA GACAAGTTGAGGAAGCAAGTGAGTGACGGTGAGGTGACAACATGTGGCACCGATGATGTATTGACAAAGGCTCTAGGAAATGCTGAGCACCATGGCAGAGTACGTGGTGTGGGAGGTTATGTCAAGCCTACTACGTATTTCAAACTGCCTAGGAACAAAAGGAAGACTGTTGAAGAGAGGATTAAGGAAGGCTGCAAGAAACTTATAGAAGAGGAGGCAGAGAAAATTGTGGCACGAGAAAGAGCACATTGGGCTGACACGATAATGAGATTGGAAGCAAAATTAGATGGGAGAGCCCTTCCCATTGAGTCGCCTCCGGCGGGCCATGTTACCAAGGACCTTGGTTCTGGACAAGGTAGCTGCTCCAATTTGCGGGAGAAGTGTCCTCTTCAAAAGGCTGAAGACCTTGTTGTCAGCGCAAAGAAGCGTTTGGAGTTAGAGGTTGAAGTTCAGGAGGAAGtacaagaagaaaatattgTGAAGCTGCCGGTGGAAGAACCAGTGGCTATAGAGGTTGAAGAAAAGGCTATTCAGTTGGTGGAAGTCACACAACAG GAACTCAAGGACTTAGAGTGCAAATTGGCTGTAGGTGACATCAACAATATTGTTGCCATTGCAACCATTGTTGAAGTCGACGCTGCGTGCGCCAACCAGACAATTCATGGTGCTCCTTTGGGAGAAGGGAATGTGCGAGTGTCGATTTTGCGTCCACTTGATCCCGAAGCTAAGCTTCCATTCCCAATCGCTGATGAGATAGTTACTGTTAAGGATGCTGTTGGAACTTACATTGCTTGGCCAAGAGACCTCATAGTTCAACCCCCTCCCCATACAGAGAAG AAACAACGGCCTAAGTCTGTTAAGGGtctgaagaaaaggaaaaggccAGTAGAGgaggatgaagatgaggatCTCGACTTGAAGAAACTGCCAAAAGATTACCCTGCACCGTTGAAATGCTTGTGGTTGTGGGCTAGAGACAATTTGGCAAATGGGAGGACAATGTCCTTTCAGATGGAAGATAAAGTTTTTGGCATCAACAGGAAGCATTATTTGTTTAAGGGAGACATTTATGCATTGTGTACCATGTCTGAACTATCTGGTAGAGTGATCTCCATGTATATTCT CTACTTGCATGAAgtcttgaagaaatcaaagatGGCAGACATGGTTGGCTTTGTAGACCCTGCACAAATTGGAGCACTTGCGTGTGGAAGTGCAACAGAAAGATCGCGTCAACTGGCAAATAGGttcaaaaatgcaaagaaatgcCAGATTTTTATGTTGCCGTATAATGCAGG TAAGCATTGGATGTTGACTGTTGTCAACCCAGAGGAAGAAACAATCTACTTCATGGATCCACTAAGGCGTCGACTAGTTGGTGGAGAATGGCAGACAGTTGTGGAGAA TGGAATCAAAATTTACAATGCTCAGATGGATAGATGTGGCCAGAAATCTATAGTGTGGCATAACATGGGG TGGCAGCGGCGATCGGAATTGGTTTACACCCAAAAGGATCTTGATGATGTGAGGTCAGAGTGGGCAAAGTTTGTCTTGAAGTATCATGCATAG